In the Desulfovibrio legallii genome, CTTTAAAGTTTAATGTGATAGCATATAACCTCGCGGCCCTCGGGCGGCGCGTCGCCAACCCGACCGCCGCCCCTGAAGCGCCGCCGGGATCAAGGTACTCTTCATGCCCCGTTTGCTGCTTTTGCTCCTGTGCGTCCTGTTGCTGGGCGAACGCGCCCAGGAAGCCGCGGCCTTGACCGACGTCGCCGCCAGGGAACCGGACCGGACTGTCCCGCCCGTCGGCGGCCTGCCGCCCTCTGTAGCACTGCTCGACGCCGGGGCAGGCGCTGATATTACTGCGCCGCCCGCCGAGGAAGAAACCCCGCAAGCCAGCGAGGCCGAGCGCAGCGCCGCCGCTGCGGCTATTTCCGGTTCGCGCCGGCCGGGCATCATTGAGCACTCTCTGGTTCGCGGCGCCACGGACGCGCCCGGCCTGCAGATCCACATCAATTATCCCTCGGTAGGCAGCAAGGAAATTGATGCGGACATCCGCCAGTGGGTCACCGGCCTGGCCGACGCCTTTGCCGCCAATGCCACGGCCTTCACCCTGCCCGGCGTGGAGGATCCCCTCCCCAGCGAGCTCTGGGGATCTTACGCCATTGCTGCCCCCTCGCCTGCGGGCCTGAGTCTGACCTTTGAAATCTGGACGTATACGGGCGGCGCGCACGGCAATCTGGATGTGCTCACCCTCAACTACAGCCTGCTCACGGGGCAGCGCCTGGGCCTGGTGGATTTGTTTGAAGATCCGGACGCGGCCTTGCAGATTATGTCTGCCTGGGCCTACAAAAAGCTCTCACAGCGTTTGGGCGGCATGCGGCAGGAGCAAACCCTGCGCACGGGCCTCACCCCCGTGCCGGAAAATTTCGCCAGCCTTACCCTGGTGCCCGAAGGCGTGCGCATGAACTTCCAGCCCTACCAGGTGGCTCCTTGGGCCGCCGGGGCGCAAAAGGTCACCATCCCTCTGGAAGAACTCCTGCCCGCGCGGCCCTTGCTGCGTCTTTGGGGCCGTTAGGCCGTGTGTGCCGCGCCTATCAATTCCGAACTGCAGCCGCCCGCCCCGGAGGCCGCTGGGGCAACAGCAGCCCCACCTTCCGGCCCGCCCGCCCGCCAACGCGCGCCGGGACGTTCGCGCTGGTTTTTTGACCCCAAGGACCACAAGCTCATCAAGCTGGTCAACAGCTTTGTGGCGGCCAGGGCTCACGCCCGCGCCCTGCCGCAGCCCGAACCGGGCCTGCACCCCCACGGCATTATTGAAATGACCTCCGACCACGGCTTGCGCATGGCCAGAGCCGCTATTGTCCTGCTGGAAAGCCTGGAGGCCGGCGGGCCCAGCGAACGCCTTACCGCCCTGCGCCGTCTGCACGACGAGGTGCTTTACTCCGCCCAGTCGCCCTTGCAGAACAATACCGCGCGGGTGCTGGTGCAGATCATGAAAGACCTGGTGCGCGCCAGCCCGGACCCCGCCCGCCAGTTGCCCCTGGCCCACGATTTTCACCGCGCCGTGGAGGGCTCCCCGCGCATCGTGCGTGCCTTGCTGCGGCGCTACCATTTGCTGGAAATGCCCGAAGCCTGGAACCAGCACGCTTTTGACCACCATGTGCACGACGCCAACACCAAGGGCCGCAAAAGCCCTACGCACCTGGTTATGGACGCCTGGATCAAGGGCATCCGTTTTCTTACCGTGGTCTATTACAATACGGTGGACCCGGAGGCCGCTCGCGAACTGTTGCGGGCCGCGCGCATCATGGGCATCACGGTGCGCATCGGCATCGAATTCAGGGCCGCCTTCAAGGACAAGCTCATCGAATTCACCTGGTCGCCGCTCAATACGGAAACCTCCAAAACCTTTACGGAACTGATCCGGCGCAAAGACATAGCCGCCGTGCTGACGGCCCACGCCCCGGTCAACGCCTGGATGCGCAGCCACGTGCTGTTGCTGCTGCGCGCCTGGAATCAGCGCCATGCCCCGGCTCTGGCCGCCCGCTGGGGGCTGGAAACGCCGCCGCCCCTGGACGAAGCCGCCTTTCTGGCCTATGTGGGGCAGCGCCAGCCCTCTTCTCTGCACCTGGCCGAATACATCTATCAGGAGTGGCGCCCCCTGCTGCAGGCAAAGCGCGCGGCAACCGCCGCCGCCCTGGCCGCGGCCACAGACCCCCACCAGCGGCAGCAACTGCAGGACCGCCTGGACCAGCTGGACAATCTGGTGCCCGACGGCCTGCGCGAAGACTGGCTCGGCCCGGAAACCAACCCTGGTATTGTCTTTCCCCTTCGGCCCCATCCGACCCTGCCGACCATCCTGAGCCAGACGCCCGAAGAACTGCTGGAAAGCCTCGTCCCCCTGCATCCCTGCCAGATGATTCTTAACCTCGCCGATCTGACGGCCCAGGACGTGCTGGAGCTGCTTTGGCGCTGTCAGGGGCGCATCACCCACCTGGAGCTCTTCAATCTGCGGGAATGGAACGAAGGCCAGCTGCGCCACGTGACGGCCATCAACACCCTGCAACGAGCCATCAACGAAGGCAGCACGCCCAGGCTCAAACACGTCATCCGCCGGATCGTTCATGACGAACCGGCCCAGTCCCCCCGGCAGGCCCTGTTCCAAACCATTCTTGGGCAACTGCCCCAACTGCGGGAGTGGTACGCCCTCGCTCCCCTGGGTTCGCGCATCGGCACGGATTCCACCAGCAGTTCCCACCATACGCACGGCATGGGGCTGGTCTTTGTGGAAACCCTTCCCCCCAAGGCCCGCGCCGTGCTGCAGCGGGAGCGCAATACCCAGCGCCTGACCTTGCCCGTGCACACAGACATCTACCGCTTTGTGCAACACCATGAGCCGCCCCAGCCGCAACCCTGGTGGCAAAAGGCGCTGCGGCGGCTGCCGGGCTTGGGCAATCTGGGCTGCCAGAGCGTGCGGGGCTGGGGGCTGGAAAAAACAACCACCAGCGTAGGCCGCGACGGCAACCTGGTGACCCTGGGCGGCGTGGACAACCGGGGCATCAGCCGCGACGCCGCCGACGGCAATCTGCCGCAGGAAGAAGCCTGGACCCTGCCCCGCGCTTTGGCCTGCTGCAACAGCACGCTGGCCAATTTTTTGAAAATTCTGGCGGGCTTTCTGGCTGCGCAATGGGCCTTCTGGTATGTGGACGGCTGGTGGGTACTGACCTGGTTCGGCGCGCTGACTTGGTTTGCCATTACGGCCGTACGCAATGTGGCGCAGTCCGTGGTGGGCGGCGGGGCCTTTACCCGTTCGCTGCTCCTACCATGGAAGCGCTTTGTAAGCTGGGGCCGCATGGCCGATTCTCTGCTCTACACCGGCCTTTCCGTGCCCCTGTTGGAGGTGGGGGTGCGGCTCTGGCTCTTGCAGGATCTTCTGGGCGTCACTGTGGCCACCAATCCTCTGGTCGTGTACACGGTCATCGCCTTGGTCAACAGCGCCTATATCTCCGGTCACAATCTTTTTCGCGGGCTGCCGCGCGAGGCCGTCATCGGCAACCTCTTTCGCAGCGCCCTGTCCATCCCCCTGTCCGTGCTGCTGGGGCAGGGACTTTTGGGCGTCTTTACACTCCTCGCGCTGCCCAACCCACTGGCACTACTGCAAAACTGCGCGGCTATTGTGGCCAAATGCGCTTCCGACATGGTGGCGGCCGTCATTGAAGGTTTTGCCGACCGCAACGTCTACCTGCGCCTGCGCCAATGCGATTACGACAGCAAACTGCGCCAGATATACGCCAACCTCACCAGGCAGGAACTGCTTTTCCCCCACCGTGACCTGGAACAGATGCTGGAACACCCCGAAAGCTACTGGCAACAGCTTTTCGCCAAAGACCCGGCCGTGGCGCGCGAAGCCGTGGCCCACCTGCTGGACATGCTCTACATGTGGTACTATCAGCCACGCGCGCGTCAGGTCTTCTGGCGCAAAATGCGCGCCGCGCCGCCCGAAGAACGGGGCATAGTGCTGGGCCTGCACGCCCTGCTGGGCCTGGAGCGCCAGGTGAGCACCCTTATCCTCAACGGTCTGCTGGAGCACGATTTTGCCCGCGCCCTGGCCTTTTACCTGCAGAACAACCGCAGCTACCTGCGCGATTTGCGCGCCGACGCCGCACAAAAATGCAACTGCCCCGACGCTTGTCATTTTTAATAATAATTCCCATGTCATATACAACATATTAATTTAATTTACCAAGCCTGTTTTTTCAAAAAAAATCTTAAAAAAATTGTTTCCTCCCCCCTTCTCAAGCCGTTTGCATGTCTTATCTGTATGCCGGTGCGGGGCCGTACCACGGCGCTCTTTCGCCACGGCCCATTACGCGCAATCAATATTTCCGGCCCGGCCGCTTCAGAGCGGTCTTCGCCGTGTCCCCACAAGGGACAAGAAAAACAATATTTCCGGGAGGATTTGACGTCATGAAGCTGAAACCCCTCAACGACCGAGTGCTGGTCAAGCGCCTTGAGTCCGAAGAAAAGACCGCCGGCGGCCTGTACATTCCTGATACGGCCAAAGAAAAGCCCTCCAAGGGCGAGGTTGTGGCTGCGGGCCCGGGCAAGGTTGGGGAAAAGGGCGAGCGCGTGGCTCTGGCCGTGAAGCCCGGCGATATGGTGCTGTTCAACAAATACGCCGGCACGGAAGTGAAGCTGGACGGCGTTGACCACCTGGTCATGCGCGAAGAAGACATCCTGGCCGTTATTGAGTAGCTCTCCCCTCAGCGTTTTTCATTTTCAGGAGGAAATATCCCCATGTCTGCTAAAGAAATTCTTTTTGACGTTAAAGCCCGTGAAAAGCTCGCCCGCGGCGTGGACAAACTTGCCGACGCCGTTAAGGTGACCCTGGGCCCCAAAGGCCGCAACGTGGCCATTGAGAAATCCTTCGGCGCGCCCGTCATCACCAAGGACGGCGTGACGGTAGCCAAAGAAATCGAGCTGAGCGACAAGTTTGAAAACATGGGCGCGCAGCTGGTCAAGGAAGTGGCTTCCAAGACCTCCGACGCCGCCGGCGACGGCACCACCACCGCCACCATTCTGGCCCAGGCCATCTATCATGAAGGCATCAAGCTGGTGGCTGCCGGCCGCAACCCCATGGCCGTGAAGCGCGGCATCGACAAGGGCGTTGAAGCCCTGATCGCCGAACTCGCCAACCTGGCCAAGCCCACCCGCGACCAGAAAGAAATCGCCCAGATCGGCACCATTTCCGCCAACTCTGACGCCACCATCGGCAACATCATTGCCGAGGCCATGGCCAAGGTGGGCAAGGAAGGCGTCATCACCGTTGAAGAAGCCAAGGGCCTGGAAACCACCATGGACGTGGTGGAAGGCATGCGCTTTGACCGCGGCTACCTCTCTCCCTATTTCGTGACCAACGCCGAAAAGATGGTCTGCGAGATGGACAACCCCTACATCCTGTGCACGGAAAAGAAAATCTCCAGCATGAAAGACATGCTGCCCGTGCTGGAACAGGTTGCCAAAGTTAATCGTCCGCTCATGATCATCGCCGAGGACGTGGAAGGCGAAGCCCTGGCCACCCTGGTGGTCAACAAGCTGCGCGGCGCCCTGCAGGTGGTGGCTGTTAAGGCCCCCGGCTTCGGCGACCGCCGTAAGGCCATGCTGCAGGATATCGCCATCCTTACCGGCGGCGAAGTGGCCTCCGAAGAAACCGGCTCCAAGCTGGAGAACATGACCCTGGCCCAGCTGGGCACCGCCAAACGCATTGTGGTGGACAAAGAAAACACCACCATTGTGGACGGCGCCGGCAAGAGCGAAGACATCAAGGCCCGCGTGAAGCAGATCCGCGCCCAGGTTGAAGAAAGCACCTCCGACTACGACCGCGAGAAGCTGCAGGAACGTCTGGCCAAGCTCGTGGGCGGCGTGGCCGTCGTCCATGTGGGCGCCGCTACCGAAGTGGAGATGAAAGAAAAGAAAGACCGCGTGGAAGACGCCCTTAACGCCACCCGCGCTGCGGTGGAGGAAGGCATCGTCCCCGGCGGCGGCACGGCCCTCATCCGCGTGGGCAAGGTGCTTGGCGACATCAAGCCCGCCGACGACGACGAACTGGCCGGCGTGAACATTGTGCGCCGCGCCATTGAAGAGCCCCTGCGCCAGATCGCCCACAATGCGGGCTTTGAAGGCTCCATCGTGGTGGAAAAAGTGCGCCAGGGCAAGGACGGCTTCGGCTTTAACGCCGCCACCGGCGAATACGAAGACCTCATCAAGGCCGGCGTCATCGACCCCAAAAAGGTTACCCGTACGGCCCTGCAGAACGCCGCTTCCGTGGCCTCCCTGCTGCTGACCACCGAGTGCGCCATTGCCGAAAAGCCTGAACCCAAGAAGGACGCCCCCATGCCCGGCGGCATGGGTGGCATGGGCGGTATGGACGGCATGTACTAGGCCTCCTCTTCCCTTTGCCCCTCTCCGGCGGGGTCTCTGCTCAAGCGGAGGCCCCGCTTTTTGTACGGATTCCCCCGCCCAGACGGGGATTTTTTTGCGCCGCAGGCCTGCCCCCCACCCGTACGCTTTCCATTTCACAGTTGAAAAAGACTACAAACTTTGGCATAGTTAAAAAGAACAGGAATTGCTATCATTGTCTTATCATCCACTGCAAAGGCATATGCCCAAGGAGGCTTCATGTCCGCCGTACGCACCATCAGCGCCAAGGACCTGCACGCCCTGGATCTACAGCAGATGCTCATCGTGGACGTGCGCACCCCTATGGAGTTCGCCGAAAAACGTCTGGCCCGGCCCACAGCCTTTGCTCCGGTAGCGGAGTTGAACCCACAGGACCTGGCCCTGCGCAGCGGCGTCCTCCAGGATACCCCCATCCTCACCCTTTGCGCCAGCGGTCGGCGCGCCCAGACCGCAGCCGCCAAATTTATGGAGGCCGGCTTTACAGACGTGCGCGTCATTGAAGGCGGCCTGGCGGCTTGCCAGGAAGCGGGCCTGCCCACCACCGGCCAAGGTCAGCCCAAAACAGCCGAAACCTCCTCGGCTCTGGACCGTCAGGTGCGCCTGGCGGCCGGCGCGCTCTCTCTGCTCTTCATCCTGTTGGGCATCTTTGTCCACGGCGTCTTTTTCTTGGGCGCGTTGTTTGTGGGCGCGGGGCAGGTCTTCTCCGGTCTGACCAATTGGTGCGGCATGGCCATGCTGCTCATGCGCGCCCCCTGGAACAAAAAAACCGCCTGCACATCGGGCTCTTGCGCCATCGGCGGCGGCAAAAGCCCCGGCGCCAGCTGCCAGTAACCGTTCCACCCCCAGGCCAAAGGAGTTTACCATGTCCGCGCCTCTCGTTCGTGGTTTTTTTGATCCCATTACCGCCACCTGGACCTATGTGGTCTGGTCCGCTGAAGATTCTCAACACCGCTGCGCCGTCATCGACAGCGTGCTGGACTACGACCTGCCCTCCTGCCGCACGGCCACCACTTCCGCCGATGCGGTCATCGCCTTTGTGCGCGCCCAGGGCCTGACCGTGGAATGGATTCTCGAAACCCACATCCACGCCGACCACCTTACCGCCGCCAGCTACATCAAAGCGCAACTGGGAGGAAAAATCGCCATCAGCCGCCACATCCTGGACATCATCGCCACCTGGGTGCCCATTTTCCAGACCATGGACGACACCCCGGCCGACGGTTCCCAGTTTGACCACCTCTTCGCCAATGACGAAGAATTCAGCCTGGCCGGCATGCCCGCCAGGATCATCCACACCCCTGGGCACACACCGGCAGACACCACCTACATTGTGGGCGACGCTGCCTTTGTGGGCGACACCATTTTTCTCCCCGATGTGGGTTCCGGCCGCTGCGACTTTCCCGGCGGCAGCGCCGAGGATTCCTACGAATCCTCCCGCAAGCTCTTTGCTCTGCCGGACAACTGCCGCATCTATGTGGGCCACGACTACCCGCCCGACGGCGCGCGCGGCCCCCAGTGCATGGCCACTGTGGCCGAACAGAAAACCCACAACGTGCGCCTGCACATGGGCATAGACAAAACCGCCTTTGTCTCCCGCCGCCGGGCCGACGATACCGGCAAGGCTGTACCGCCGCTTATTTTGCCGTCTATCCAGGCCAATATGCGCACAGGCCAGTTCGGCGCGGCCGTCAACGGCATCCAGTACGTCAAACTGCCCGTGAACAAAGTGTAAAGAAAAACTTTTCGCCAGACCCGCTCCCAGCTGTTTTGCAGCGCCCGTAGCCGGAGCAGGATGGATAAAAGTTACGCGACCCCGTTTCCCGTGCCAAGGCAACGGTGCCAAAAGCTCTCCCGCCAGGACGCCTTCTGGGCGGCAAAAACCGTATGTGCCGCGTCCACAAACCCCCAAAAATATGATAACATATTGATATTAAAATGAGTTAACAAAAGAAAAGTCTTTCTGTATGATTCGGCATCAATCCCAGGAGGCACTATGAACCCTCTGTTTACCCCCATTTCCGTCGGCGGCCTCAATTTGGCCAACCGCATTGTTATCCCGCCCATGGACCAATATTCCGCCCAGGACGGACGCCCTATGCCCTGGCACAGCATGCACTACGGACATCTGGCGCTTTCCGGCGCGGGTCTGCTTATTGTGGAGGCCACGGCGGTGGAACCCGCCGGGCGCATTTCGCCCTACGACCTTGGTCTTTGGGACGAAACGCAAGAGGCGGCACACAAAACCATGCTGCAGTTTATCCGCCAGTGCGGCAGCCGCACGCCCATTGCCGTGCAATTGGGTCATTCTGGCCGCAAAGGGGCCACGGGCCGCCCCTGGGAAGGCGGCGGGCCGCTTGCCCCGGACCAGGGCGGCTGGGAAATATGTGCCCCCTCGGCCCTGCCCTACGCCCCCGGCCACCATACCCCCACGGCCCTCAGCGCCGCCGACCTGGAGCGGCTCACAGCCTCCTTTGCCCAATCGGCCCAACGCGCCGCGCAGGCGGGCTACGACGCCATTGAACTGCACGCGGCTCACGGCTATCTGATGCACCAGTTTCTTTCTCCCCTGAGCAACCAGCGTACGGACGTCTACGGCGGCAGCCTGGAAAACCGTATGCGCTTCCCCCTGGCCGTGCTGGCGGCCGTGCGCGCCGCCGTGCCGCAACTGCCCGTGGGCGTGCGCGTTTCCGGCACAGACTTTGCCGCCGGCGGCTGGGATGTGGAGGAATGCGCCGTGTTTGCCCAGGCCGTGGCCCAGGACGGTGCGGCCTATATCCATGTTTCGGGCGGCGGGCTCACGCCGGATCAGCGCATAGCGCTCGCCCCCGGCTATCAGGTGGGACTGGCCGCCCGCATCAAGGCTGCCGTGCCCGGCCTGCCGGTCATAGCCGTGGGCCTCATCACCGAAGCAGAACTGGCCTCCAGCATTGTGGGCACAGGTCAGGCGGACATGGTGGGCATTGGCCGGGCCATGCTCTATGACCCGCGCTGGCCCTGGCACGCCGCCGCTGCCCTGGGCCTGACCATCCCCGGTGCACCGCGTCCCTACCTGCGCTCCAAGCCGCACAATGTGAAGGAATTGTTTGCCGACTAGCGTTTTTGCCGTAAAACAGACGCCTCTCAAGGCCAGGCCGAACGCCCGCCCGCCTTGCGGGCATGCTTGCGTACGCACGCAGGGGCGTCTGCAATGCCCCTGAAGCCCGCCCCTGGGCTTTCAAACGCATCTCCTGTGAGCGCCCTGCAAGCGCAGACCTGTCCGTTCGTGTAACTGATGCACACGCAAAAACGGCTTGCCTTCATGAAGGCAAGCCGTTTTTGCGCCCAGCGGAGTGTTCCGCAGGGATTGTACGATGGCAAAACCGCCCTTTACCCCTTGGACCCGCGCTTGGAAGCCTTGAGGGGGTTCACCTTCTTGGTGGACACAGTCTCACTTTTGATGCGGTGCTGATTGGCGTTCAAAAGCTCCTCCGGGTCAAGCCCCAAAGCGACCAGACGCGCCTTGACGCCTTTGCGGTCAGAGCTGTAGCGGTTGCGGTCCGCCATAACGCTCCCCACATA is a window encoding:
- a CDS encoding DUF3298 and DUF4163 domain-containing protein, with the translated sequence MPRLLLLLLCVLLLGERAQEAAALTDVAAREPDRTVPPVGGLPPSVALLDAGAGADITAPPAEEETPQASEAERSAAAAAISGSRRPGIIEHSLVRGATDAPGLQIHINYPSVGSKEIDADIRQWVTGLADAFAANATAFTLPGVEDPLPSELWGSYAIAAPSPAGLSLTFEIWTYTGGAHGNLDVLTLNYSLLTGQRLGLVDLFEDPDAALQIMSAWAYKKLSQRLGGMRQEQTLRTGLTPVPENFASLTLVPEGVRMNFQPYQVAPWAAGAQKVTIPLEELLPARPLLRLWGR
- the groL gene encoding chaperonin GroEL (60 kDa chaperone family; promotes refolding of misfolded polypeptides especially under stressful conditions; forms two stacked rings of heptamers to form a barrel-shaped 14mer; ends can be capped by GroES; misfolded proteins enter the barrel where they are refolded when GroES binds); the encoded protein is MSAKEILFDVKAREKLARGVDKLADAVKVTLGPKGRNVAIEKSFGAPVITKDGVTVAKEIELSDKFENMGAQLVKEVASKTSDAAGDGTTTATILAQAIYHEGIKLVAAGRNPMAVKRGIDKGVEALIAELANLAKPTRDQKEIAQIGTISANSDATIGNIIAEAMAKVGKEGVITVEEAKGLETTMDVVEGMRFDRGYLSPYFVTNAEKMVCEMDNPYILCTEKKISSMKDMLPVLEQVAKVNRPLMIIAEDVEGEALATLVVNKLRGALQVVAVKAPGFGDRRKAMLQDIAILTGGEVASEETGSKLENMTLAQLGTAKRIVVDKENTTIVDGAGKSEDIKARVKQIRAQVEESTSDYDREKLQERLAKLVGGVAVVHVGAATEVEMKEKKDRVEDALNATRAAVEEGIVPGGGTALIRVGKVLGDIKPADDDELAGVNIVRRAIEEPLRQIAHNAGFEGSIVVEKVRQGKDGFGFNAATGEYEDLIKAGVIDPKKVTRTALQNAASVASLLLTTECAIAEKPEPKKDAPMPGGMGGMGGMDGMY
- the groES gene encoding co-chaperone GroES, whose amino-acid sequence is MKLKPLNDRVLVKRLESEEKTAGGLYIPDTAKEKPSKGEVVAAGPGKVGEKGERVALAVKPGDMVLFNKYAGTEVKLDGVDHLVMREEDILAVIE
- a CDS encoding MBL fold metallo-hydrolase, whose translation is MSAPLVRGFFDPITATWTYVVWSAEDSQHRCAVIDSVLDYDLPSCRTATTSADAVIAFVRAQGLTVEWILETHIHADHLTAASYIKAQLGGKIAISRHILDIIATWVPIFQTMDDTPADGSQFDHLFANDEEFSLAGMPARIIHTPGHTPADTTYIVGDAAFVGDTIFLPDVGSGRCDFPGGSAEDSYESSRKLFALPDNCRIYVGHDYPPDGARGPQCMATVAEQKTHNVRLHMGIDKTAFVSRRRADDTGKAVPPLILPSIQANMRTGQFGAAVNGIQYVKLPVNKV
- a CDS encoding rhodanese-like domain-containing protein, with the translated sequence MSAVRTISAKDLHALDLQQMLIVDVRTPMEFAEKRLARPTAFAPVAELNPQDLALRSGVLQDTPILTLCASGRRAQTAAAKFMEAGFTDVRVIEGGLAACQEAGLPTTGQGQPKTAETSSALDRQVRLAAGALSLLFILLGIFVHGVFFLGALFVGAGQVFSGLTNWCGMAMLLMRAPWNKKTACTSGSCAIGGGKSPGASCQ
- a CDS encoding NADH:flavin oxidoreductase/NADH oxidase, producing MNPLFTPISVGGLNLANRIVIPPMDQYSAQDGRPMPWHSMHYGHLALSGAGLLIVEATAVEPAGRISPYDLGLWDETQEAAHKTMLQFIRQCGSRTPIAVQLGHSGRKGATGRPWEGGGPLAPDQGGWEICAPSALPYAPGHHTPTALSAADLERLTASFAQSAQRAAQAGYDAIELHAAHGYLMHQFLSPLSNQRTDVYGGSLENRMRFPLAVLAAVRAAVPQLPVGVRVSGTDFAAGGWDVEECAVFAQAVAQDGAAYIHVSGGGLTPDQRIALAPGYQVGLAARIKAAVPGLPVIAVGLITEAELASSIVGTGQADMVGIGRAMLYDPRWPWHAAAALGLTIPGAPRPYLRSKPHNVKELFAD